A single genomic interval of Pyrobaculum arsenaticum DSM 13514 harbors:
- the spt4 gene encoding transcription elongation factor subunit Spt4 yields MSTKRRTLSGYKACRRCKLVVPEDAKQCPNCGSEEFALKWRGMIAVIDPAKSCIAKRLGLDKPGIYALELVEE; encoded by the coding sequence ATGAGTACGAAGAGACGCACCCTATCAGGATACAAGGCTTGCCGCCGCTGTAAGCTAGTGGTGCCAGAGGACGCGAAGCAGTGTCCCAATTGTGGGTCAGAGGAGTTCGCCTTGAAGTGGCGCGGGATGATAGCCGTAATCGATCCGGCAAAGTCCTGTATTGCCAAGAGACTGGGGCTCGATAAGCCTGGCATTTACGCCCTCGAGCTTGTTGAGGAGTAG
- a CDS encoding indole-3-glycerol-phosphate synthase — MDFLAQVKKAVELRLATEPSPPARSLPLVDFSKALGEFGIIAEYKRASPRGVVRLDMPPWAYFAMLQPYAAAFSVLTEPYWFLGDYRFITMAKPFKPVLMKDFVIDNRQIDMAYGYGADAVLIIYRLVGREKAMELAEYAQRLGLTPVVEVDNLQDAKEAATWGGKVMLGINARDLATLEVSLQKAFEIAKALRGDVDFIIESGISKPEEVEKACMLYARGVLVGTALMKNPALIKELRHAAESCVSRR; from the coding sequence GTGGACTTCCTGGCCCAGGTTAAAAAGGCCGTGGAGCTCCGCCTCGCCACCGAGCCGAGTCCCCCCGCGAGGTCGTTGCCTCTTGTCGATTTCTCGAAGGCACTCGGCGAATTTGGAATAATTGCCGAGTACAAGAGAGCGTCGCCGCGGGGGGTTGTACGTCTTGACATGCCGCCGTGGGCCTACTTCGCCATGCTTCAGCCCTATGCGGCCGCGTTTTCGGTACTTACAGAGCCCTACTGGTTTCTTGGCGACTACCGCTTTATCACCATGGCTAAGCCCTTTAAGCCCGTGCTCATGAAAGACTTCGTCATAGACAATAGGCAGATCGACATGGCGTACGGATACGGCGCCGACGCCGTCTTAATAATCTACCGCCTAGTGGGAAGGGAGAAGGCCATGGAGCTCGCGGAGTACGCCCAGCGGCTTGGCTTGACGCCGGTGGTGGAGGTAGACAACCTCCAAGATGCCAAGGAGGCCGCCACGTGGGGAGGCAAGGTCATGTTAGGCATAAACGCCAGGGACTTAGCCACGCTGGAGGTGAGCCTCCAGAAGGCGTTTGAGATCGCTAAGGCGTTGCGGGGTGACGTCGACTTTATAATAGAGAGCGGCATATCGAAGCCGGAGGAGGTGGAGAAGGCATGTATGCTATACGCAAGGGGAGTCCTCGTCGGGACAGCCCTAATGAAAAACCCTGCATTAATAAAGGAACTTAGGCACGCCGCCGAGTCGTGTGTCTCACGGCGGTGA
- a CDS encoding queuosine precursor transporter produces MLALFMAWLYGLVLYSVYLFLLWLWRERVETVLVGLFFGTLTAAQFIANKLVDYGVGVAPAGTVIFMTNVAVLDAMAVFYGRQFAIRAVRLGFFFQAAVAFAAWSASQLPPPAWFAERAAVVDSVIAPSARIAIASLTAYLASSTIDVYIVTRWPRLHILARVYSSSLVAQVVDTALFITLAFGPSAEVILGQIIVKWLQIPLEALLVYGARRYVGAIRAPTA; encoded by the coding sequence ATGCTGGCCCTGTTCATGGCATGGCTCTACGGCCTCGTCCTCTATTCCGTCTATCTTTTTCTACTATGGCTCTGGCGAGAGAGAGTAGAGACCGTCCTTGTAGGTCTTTTCTTCGGTACCTTGACAGCGGCGCAGTTCATCGCCAACAAGCTAGTCGACTACGGTGTCGGCGTGGCTCCGGCAGGCACCGTGATCTTTATGACTAACGTCGCAGTCCTCGACGCCATGGCTGTCTTCTACGGGAGGCAGTTCGCCATAAGGGCCGTCAGGCTTGGATTCTTCTTCCAAGCGGCAGTTGCCTTCGCGGCATGGTCGGCGTCTCAACTACCGCCACCCGCATGGTTTGCCGAGAGGGCGGCCGTAGTGGACAGCGTCATAGCCCCCTCGGCGAGGATCGCAATAGCCTCCCTAACGGCGTACCTTGCCTCCTCCACTATAGACGTCTACATAGTGACTAGGTGGCCGAGGCTCCACATACTCGCCAGGGTGTACAGCTCCTCCCTAGTAGCCCAAGTCGTCGACACGGCACTCTTTATCACGCTGGCCTTCGGCCCCAGCGCCGAGGTTATCCTAGGCCAGATAATCGTTAAGTGGTTGCAAATACCGCTGGAGGCCTTGTTAGTATACGGCGCGAGACGCTACGTGGGGGCTATCCGGGCGCCGACAGCCTGA
- a CDS encoding DUF4443 domain-containing protein: MKSREVAYLQMLALLSLSKTPRGRKNLAEELRIGEGIVRTLLEGARDLGHVAVMRGGVVATEQGFSFLKEALNLCGVAEIFAVEEAKRLLCGRRCMAYVLQEEVKDPLKTRDSLVRLGACGALILEKRGDRFFLPPLGESLESYDTALASLLKAKVAGDFSVIISCGENYADAFAYIALKCPQKLSL, from the coding sequence GTGAAAAGCAGGGAGGTGGCTTATTTACAGATGCTCGCCTTGCTCAGCCTATCAAAAACGCCAAGAGGCAGGAAAAACTTAGCCGAAGAGTTGAGGATAGGCGAAGGCATTGTGAGGACGTTGCTGGAAGGCGCACGTGATCTGGGCCACGTAGCCGTAATGAGGGGCGGGGTGGTGGCTACTGAGCAGGGATTCTCCTTTCTAAAAGAGGCGCTAAATCTCTGCGGCGTCGCCGAGATATTCGCTGTTGAGGAGGCGAAGAGGCTGTTATGCGGAAGGCGTTGCATGGCCTACGTTTTGCAAGAGGAAGTAAAAGACCCGTTGAAGACAAGAGACTCGCTGGTGCGGCTCGGAGCATGCGGCGCATTGATACTAGAAAAGAGAGGAGACCGGTTTTTCCTCCCTCCGCTGGGGGAGAGCCTAGAATCGTACGACACAGCCCTTGCAAGTTTACTTAAGGCAAAGGTGGCGGGGGACTTTTCTGTAATTATCTCGTGCGGCGAAAATTACGCCGACGCCTTCGCTTACATAGCTCTGAAGTGCCCCCAGAAGCTAAGCTTATAA
- a CDS encoding DUF6884 domain-containing protein — translation MISVVTNCTAEKLPTPSLARELYRGPSVRRIAKVVDEARATGIPVAFYIISARYGLVEEHQVLEPYDETLSGRSDAEIKKWAREVGLLDAFKRLAETSTVFLVVSRPYFKAVEEVACEYDVYVLAPYRACGRWVKTGNFNKHIVLRNLLLSLSGISKG, via the coding sequence GTGATCTCCGTTGTCACCAACTGCACTGCGGAGAAGCTTCCCACGCCCAGTCTCGCCAGAGAGCTCTACAGAGGCCCCTCCGTTAGGAGGATTGCAAAAGTGGTAGACGAAGCGAGGGCCACCGGCATACCTGTGGCGTTCTACATAATATCGGCGCGCTACGGGCTAGTCGAGGAACACCAAGTTTTGGAGCCCTACGACGAAACTCTCAGCGGGCGGAGCGATGCGGAGATAAAAAAATGGGCAAGAGAAGTGGGTCTACTCGACGCTTTTAAAAGACTGGCGGAGACGTCGACAGTGTTTCTTGTGGTCTCTAGGCCGTATTTCAAGGCAGTTGAGGAGGTGGCATGTGAGTACGACGTCTACGTCTTGGCACCATACAGGGCGTGCGGCCGGTGGGTGAAGACAGGTAATTTCAACAAGCATATAGTTCTCAGGAATTTGCTACTCAGCCTATCGGGAATCAGCAAAGGGTGA
- a CDS encoding DNA-directed RNA polymerase has product MPFRLVEAEDYVRIPPSEFGKPLEETALLQLKNRYEGRVLREVGYVVAVLNTKVSREGKIVFGDGGTYHKAVFTMLAFMPLDGEIVEGVVENVREMGMLVRIGPVLGFINKIHVMDEPNIFFDASTKSYIGERTKRKVTVGDIVRARITGVSFTTPREGTELLLRVTLTMRMPGLGKLEWIKERKPAAKKA; this is encoded by the coding sequence GTGCCTTTCAGACTAGTAGAGGCAGAGGACTACGTCCGTATCCCACCAAGCGAGTTTGGAAAACCCCTCGAGGAGACTGCCTTGTTGCAACTTAAAAACAGGTACGAGGGAAGAGTGCTGAGGGAGGTGGGCTATGTTGTGGCTGTATTAAACACAAAGGTAAGCAGAGAAGGCAAGATAGTATTCGGCGACGGTGGGACGTACCACAAGGCTGTATTCACAATGTTGGCCTTCATGCCGCTAGATGGCGAGATTGTAGAAGGCGTCGTGGAGAACGTCAGGGAGATGGGGATGCTTGTTAGGATAGGGCCTGTGCTGGGCTTTATCAACAAGATACACGTTATGGACGAGCCCAACATCTTCTTCGACGCAAGCACCAAGAGCTACATAGGAGAGAGGACAAAGAGGAAGGTTACCGTAGGCGATATAGTGAGGGCTAGAATTACCGGAGTCAGCTTCACGACGCCCCGTGAGGGGACGGAGCTACTGCTAAGAGTAACCCTCACCATGAGGATGCCAGGTCTAGGCAAGCTTGAGTGGATAAAGGAGAGGAAGCCCGCCGCCAAGAAGGCATGA
- a CDS encoding RuvB-like helicase, with the protein MSSIKIEEVNTSLERFAAHSHIKGLGVRDGKVQFVADGFVGQTEAREAAYIIVQMIKEGKFAGRGVLIVGPPGTGKTALALGIARELGPETPFVAISGGEIYSLEVKKSEFLMRALRRAIGIRIREWRKVYEGELRSIDIRYGRHPYNPYLQRVLGATIKLRTRDEEKTLRVPAEIAQQLIELGVEEGDVIMIDEETGAVSLVGRGEGGEQYDVGRRRIELPKGPVYKEKEIVRFYTLHDVDMSLARQRGLISAMLFGFAEEVKEIPEEIRRQSDEIVKKVLEEGKAELVPGVLFIDDVHLLDIESFSFLMRAMETEFAPIIIMATNRGIARIRGTDIEAPHGIPQDMLDRLVIIRTRPYTAEEIREIISIKANEQKVPLTKEALDLLTSIGVDHSLRYALQLLTPAYIVAKERGKGSVGREEIEEVRRHFVSVKESVEYVKSLEEKFLR; encoded by the coding sequence ATGTCTTCTATTAAAATTGAAGAGGTAAACACCTCCCTGGAGAGGTTTGCGGCCCACAGCCACATTAAGGGGCTGGGAGTTAGAGATGGGAAAGTCCAATTTGTGGCTGACGGCTTTGTGGGGCAGACCGAGGCGCGGGAGGCCGCTTACATAATTGTCCAGATGATTAAGGAGGGAAAGTTCGCAGGGAGGGGTGTACTTATCGTCGGCCCCCCGGGCACGGGGAAGACGGCGCTGGCTTTGGGAATAGCCCGGGAGCTGGGCCCGGAGACGCCCTTTGTGGCGATCTCCGGCGGCGAGATATACTCGCTTGAGGTGAAGAAGTCGGAGTTTTTGATGAGGGCTCTGAGGAGGGCCATAGGGATTAGGATTAGGGAGTGGAGGAAGGTATATGAGGGAGAGCTGAGGTCTATTGATATTAGATATGGGCGCCACCCCTACAACCCATACCTGCAGAGGGTGTTGGGGGCCACCATCAAGCTGAGGACTCGGGACGAGGAGAAGACGCTGAGGGTGCCGGCTGAGATTGCGCAACAGCTAATTGAGCTCGGCGTGGAGGAGGGGGACGTGATTATGATAGACGAGGAGACAGGCGCTGTGTCGCTGGTGGGCAGAGGCGAGGGCGGCGAGCAATACGACGTGGGTAGGAGGAGGATCGAGCTCCCCAAGGGGCCCGTCTACAAGGAGAAGGAGATAGTCAGGTTCTACACGCTTCACGATGTGGACATGTCCCTGGCCAGGCAGAGGGGGCTGATCTCGGCCATGCTGTTCGGCTTTGCCGAGGAGGTAAAGGAGATCCCAGAAGAGATTAGGAGGCAGAGCGACGAAATAGTCAAGAAAGTACTAGAGGAAGGCAAGGCGGAGCTGGTGCCAGGAGTGTTGTTCATCGACGACGTCCACCTCCTCGATATAGAGAGCTTCTCATTCTTAATGAGGGCTATGGAGACGGAGTTTGCCCCCATCATAATTATGGCCACCAATAGGGGGATTGCAAGGATTAGGGGTACTGACATAGAGGCGCCGCACGGAATCCCCCAGGACATGCTGGATAGACTCGTCATTATTCGTACTCGGCCCTATACGGCTGAGGAGATACGCGAGATTATCTCCATAAAGGCGAATGAGCAGAAGGTACCGCTGACCAAAGAGGCCCTTGATCTCCTCACATCAATAGGCGTAGACCACTCGCTGAGGTACGCCCTCCAGTTGTTGACGCCGGCTTATATAGTCGCAAAAGAACGCGGCAAGGGGTCTGTGGGCAGAGAGGAGATAGAAGAGGTGAGGAGGCATTTCGTTTCGGTGAAGGAGTCCGTGGAGTACGTGAAGTCGCTGGAGGAGAAGTTTTTAAGATAG
- a CDS encoding undecaprenyl-diphosphate phosphatase, with protein MDIGVFILLGIVQGVAEWLPISSKTQIMFVATALMGYSPALAYSLGLFLEAASVIAALLYFRGVYASALRGLLGDRAGRRWLTYFVFTTVVTAVVGLPLYLTARTSLMGSAAAGWLMIALGLAVMLNAFLLQKAKRTAAGLKTFGDMTLRDMALVGIAQALSVLPGVSRSGATTSALLLLGYKPEEAFKASFALVPIAGLGAAVLSYLTEKGAVATPEAALAMAVGVVVSLATISALLRFAKSGRAALVNVVVGALAVAGGIVRLSAPG; from the coding sequence GTGGACATCGGCGTTTTCATCTTGCTGGGTATTGTACAGGGCGTGGCGGAGTGGTTGCCCATAAGCAGTAAGACCCAAATCATGTTCGTCGCCACGGCGCTGATGGGCTACTCCCCGGCTTTGGCCTACTCGCTGGGGCTATTTTTAGAGGCGGCGTCTGTGATAGCCGCTCTTCTCTATTTCAGGGGCGTCTACGCAAGCGCGCTACGCGGCCTTTTGGGCGACAGGGCGGGGCGCAGGTGGCTTACCTACTTCGTGTTCACCACCGTGGTTACCGCGGTTGTTGGCTTGCCGCTCTACCTCACGGCGAGGACATCCTTAATGGGAAGCGCCGCCGCGGGGTGGCTAATGATCGCGCTGGGCCTCGCGGTTATGCTTAACGCATTTCTCTTGCAAAAGGCAAAGCGTACCGCCGCCGGCCTGAAAACGTTTGGCGACATGACTCTACGCGACATGGCTCTTGTGGGCATCGCCCAAGCCCTCTCTGTATTGCCCGGGGTGAGCAGATCAGGAGCTACCACGTCCGCTCTGCTGTTGCTGGGCTATAAGCCAGAGGAGGCTTTCAAGGCGTCGTTTGCCCTAGTCCCAATAGCTGGCCTAGGCGCGGCGGTTTTGTCGTATCTGACTGAAAAGGGCGCGGTCGCCACGCCGGAGGCCGCATTAGCCATGGCGGTCGGAGTAGTGGTAAGCCTGGCAACGATCAGCGCCTTGTTGAGATTTGCCAAGAGCGGCCGCGCCGCCTTGGTGAACGTCGTGGTGGGGGCATTGGCGGTGGCTGGGGGCATTGTCAGGCTGTCGGCGCCCGGATAG
- a CDS encoding NAD(P)-dependent malic enzyme — translation MTEKWYQLSVETHRRYGGKISVIPKVPVRSIEDFAIYYTPGIAEVSRQIHKNPEMAFELTSRWNIIGVLTDGTRVLGLGNIGPEAAYPVMEGKALIFKYLGGVDAIPIPIRVRTPEEFIFVAKALEPALGGINLEDIESPKCFYLLDKLREELKIPVWHDDQQGTATATLAGLINALKLVGKKFSDVVIALIGAGASNIYTARILIKYGAKPGNLILVDSKGILHPERDDIDKMMLENPWKYKYAIETNAERRKGGIPEAMKGADVVIGASRPGPGVIKKEWVASMNKDAIVFALANPVPEIWPWEAKEAGAKIVATGRSDFPNQINNSLIFPAVFRGALDVRATTITDEMLIAAAEEVAKFAEEKGIHEEYIVPKITEWEVYVREAAAVAAMASSQRVARIPRSYNEELEIARSIISKSIKTLEILMREKIIE, via the coding sequence GTGACAGAAAAATGGTACCAACTCTCGGTTGAGACGCACCGGAGATACGGCGGCAAAATCTCTGTAATACCAAAGGTGCCGGTTAGGTCTATAGAAGATTTCGCAATATACTACACACCTGGTATAGCTGAGGTGTCGCGCCAGATTCACAAAAACCCAGAAATGGCGTTTGAGCTTACCTCTAGGTGGAATATTATTGGCGTATTGACAGACGGCACAAGAGTCCTAGGTCTAGGCAACATAGGCCCAGAGGCGGCGTATCCTGTAATGGAAGGCAAAGCACTTATTTTCAAGTACTTAGGAGGAGTAGACGCTATTCCCATTCCTATTAGGGTGCGGACGCCTGAGGAGTTCATATTTGTAGCAAAGGCCCTCGAACCGGCGCTGGGAGGTATAAACCTCGAAGATATAGAGTCCCCCAAGTGCTTCTACCTGCTAGACAAGTTGCGAGAAGAGTTGAAAATCCCGGTGTGGCACGACGATCAGCAAGGCACAGCCACCGCAACGCTCGCGGGACTTATAAACGCGCTTAAGCTCGTGGGTAAGAAGTTCAGCGATGTCGTGATCGCCCTTATAGGCGCAGGCGCCTCGAATATATACACTGCCCGCATCCTTATCAAATACGGCGCTAAGCCGGGAAACCTCATCTTGGTAGACAGCAAGGGGATTCTCCACCCCGAGCGCGACGACATAGACAAAATGATGCTCGAAAACCCGTGGAAGTATAAATACGCCATTGAGACCAACGCAGAGCGGCGTAAAGGCGGCATTCCCGAAGCTATGAAAGGCGCAGATGTAGTTATTGGAGCGTCAAGGCCGGGTCCCGGCGTCATAAAGAAGGAGTGGGTAGCATCAATGAACAAAGACGCCATCGTATTTGCCTTGGCCAACCCCGTCCCCGAGATCTGGCCCTGGGAGGCAAAGGAGGCTGGGGCCAAGATTGTGGCTACTGGGAGGAGTGACTTCCCCAACCAGATAAACAACTCGTTGATATTCCCCGCCGTGTTCAGAGGCGCCCTAGACGTCAGAGCTACTACCATAACTGATGAAATGCTCATAGCCGCGGCAGAAGAGGTGGCGAAATTCGCCGAGGAAAAAGGAATCCACGAAGAGTATATAGTGCCAAAGATTACAGAGTGGGAAGTTTATGTAAGAGAGGCGGCAGCCGTCGCGGCGATGGCCTCTTCACAAAGAGTGGCGAGGATCCCGAGATCTTACAACGAGGAGCTTGAGATTGCGAGGAGTATAATATCAAAAAGCATAAAGACTCTTGAAATCTTGATGAGGGAGAAAATAATTGAATAA
- a CDS encoding citrate synthase/methylcitrate synthase, with amino-acid sequence MSEQTVQIRTSGKVLQSPCGPIVHGLEDVLIKNTTISDIDGEKGILWYRGYRIEDLAKFSNYEEVSFLVLYGRLPTRSELKEYERRLKSSRDLHPATVEVIRALAKAHPMFALEAAVAAEGAYDEDNQKLIEALRVGRYKAEEKELAYRIAEKLIAKLPTIVAYHYRFSKGLELVRPRDDLSHAANFLYMMFGKEPDPLAARGIDLYLILHADHEVPASTFTAHVVASTLSDLYSSVVAAIAALKGPLHGGANEMAVRNYLEIGDPSKAKELVEAATKPGGPKLMGVGHRVYKAYDPRARIFKEFSRDYVAKFGDPKNLFAVASAIEHEVLNNPYFQQRKLYPNVDFWSGIAFYYMGVPYEYFTPIFAVSRVVGWVAHILEYWENNRIFRPRACYAGPHDLQYIPIDQR; translated from the coding sequence ATGAGTGAACAAACTGTACAAATTAGGACATCGGGAAAAGTTTTGCAATCGCCATGCGGCCCCATTGTACACGGCCTTGAGGATGTACTAATAAAAAACACCACAATCAGCGACATAGACGGGGAGAAGGGCATCTTGTGGTACAGGGGGTATAGAATAGAGGACTTGGCTAAGTTCTCAAACTACGAAGAGGTCTCGTTCTTAGTCCTATACGGCAGGTTGCCCACTAGGTCCGAGTTGAAAGAGTATGAGAGAAGACTAAAATCTTCGAGGGACTTGCACCCAGCCACAGTGGAGGTAATAAGGGCGTTGGCGAAGGCGCACCCAATGTTCGCTCTCGAAGCCGCTGTCGCGGCTGAGGGGGCCTACGACGAAGATAACCAGAAGCTGATCGAGGCGTTGAGAGTGGGGAGGTACAAGGCAGAGGAGAAGGAGTTGGCCTACAGAATTGCGGAGAAACTCATAGCCAAGTTGCCGACTATTGTGGCATATCACTACCGGTTTTCCAAGGGTCTGGAGCTGGTGAGGCCTCGGGACGACTTATCACACGCCGCTAACTTCCTCTACATGATGTTCGGCAAAGAGCCAGACCCCCTGGCGGCCAGGGGCATCGATCTATACTTAATCCTACACGCAGACCACGAGGTACCTGCCAGCACCTTCACCGCCCACGTGGTGGCCTCTACGCTAAGCGATCTGTACTCCTCTGTGGTTGCCGCAATCGCGGCGCTTAAGGGCCCGCTCCACGGCGGGGCCAACGAGATGGCTGTGAGGAACTACCTAGAAATCGGAGATCCCTCCAAGGCAAAAGAACTGGTGGAAGCGGCTACTAAGCCAGGCGGCCCTAAGCTAATGGGTGTGGGACATAGAGTCTACAAGGCGTACGATCCCAGGGCCAGGATCTTTAAGGAGTTTTCCAGAGACTACGTGGCCAAGTTCGGAGATCCGAAGAACCTATTCGCCGTAGCCAGCGCCATAGAGCACGAGGTGCTGAATAACCCGTACTTCCAGCAGAGGAAGCTGTACCCGAACGTCGACTTCTGGTCCGGCATCGCGTTCTACTACATGGGCGTGCCCTACGAGTACTTCACCCCCATATTCGCAGTATCGAGAGTAGTGGGCTGGGTGGCGCACATCCTCGAATATTGGGAGAACAATAGGATATTCAGACCGCGTGCGTGCTACGCAGGTCCACACGACCTACAGTACATACCAATTGACCAAAGATAA
- a CDS encoding cation diffusion facilitator family transporter, with amino-acid sequence MDKLRVALVSLLAGVAVTTLKIAAWTQSFSVAVLADAVHSAVDLLAVTVTYLAIRASLKPPDQEHPYGHHKAETLGGIGGSLAVMASATLIAYEAVSKLLRWETYLPTLASILAIVAAVAIDFNRVRVLRRFRGVSRALEADALHFSTDLASSAAILAVLAMGAWASAYYPELFAQWGPAVDVAIATVITIYFVKLSLALLKTSVVELLDYAPPDVVARAKAKAGGVNGVKSVKSIKVRKSGSIYHAEVTITVDENLTVKEAHEIADGVEKALKQELGGEVTVHVEPHQHAERKSQKTADTKKGQ; translated from the coding sequence ATGGATAAGCTGAGAGTTGCCCTAGTCTCTCTGCTGGCCGGCGTCGCTGTGACAACTTTGAAAATCGCGGCGTGGACCCAGAGCTTCTCTGTGGCGGTGCTGGCCGATGCGGTGCACTCGGCAGTGGACCTCCTGGCGGTGACGGTAACCTATCTCGCAATCAGAGCGAGTCTAAAACCTCCAGATCAGGAACACCCATACGGCCACCACAAGGCCGAGACTCTGGGCGGGATAGGGGGTTCTCTTGCCGTAATGGCCTCGGCTACTCTTATCGCCTATGAGGCGGTCTCTAAGTTGTTACGCTGGGAGACCTACTTGCCGACTTTGGCGAGTATTTTGGCCATAGTTGCGGCCGTGGCCATTGATTTCAACAGAGTGCGAGTTCTCCGACGATTTAGGGGGGTGTCGAGGGCCCTCGAGGCCGATGCCTTGCACTTTTCCACAGACTTGGCGTCTTCGGCGGCCATATTGGCAGTGCTGGCCATGGGCGCGTGGGCCTCGGCCTACTATCCCGAGCTCTTTGCGCAGTGGGGCCCGGCGGTGGATGTGGCAATCGCAACGGTTATAACGATATACTTTGTCAAGCTCAGCTTAGCCCTATTAAAGACCTCTGTAGTGGAGCTTCTGGACTACGCCCCGCCGGACGTGGTGGCGAGAGCAAAGGCTAAGGCAGGAGGTGTAAATGGCGTTAAATCGGTAAAGTCGATAAAGGTGAGGAAATCGGGGAGCATATACCACGCCGAAGTCACAATTACAGTAGATGAAAACCTAACGGTTAAGGAGGCGCACGAAATAGCTGACGGCGTGGAAAAAGCGCTCAAACAAGAGCTTGGCGGCGAAGTTACTGTACACGTTGAGCCGCACCAGCACGCAGAGAGGAAAAGCCAGAAAACCGCCGATACTAAGAAAGGCCAGTAG
- a CDS encoding M50 family metallopeptidase has product MDAAIWFILSWLALVGVLYIFKKDAVKYFVAIYWKSEKLTKYVVLFTDKLRFIPLKVYLVSVLVLFALPMFLAMPFIRPDGQLSSLPGFLYILVGGTVNALRMLLGGAPVQEAAAGSAGVTPIVPGLTLPWDQLPYLAVAIAVAVVLHELMHGYAALRYGIPVKSVGVFSLFYILSGAFVEPDEDQFKKASTEAKAAVLASGVAANVVIAIIAMLIGVFGAWAGLGGAVFGASAYGIHPGDRVVEIRGCGFVERVYTPDDFVTKINVLAGLGPLLGINKTISCKPGDKVTLVAYSWLHRYEVQVDYSNFTTPSQLRWLYTDGSLYLGGVRPGDVIKRVEGCGVARDITSSGDFLAFILESRRICKAGDAVKVYVERNGTIHVFNVTLVEKDGRLFYGIGPTSFPLLGYDYGPVKREQLYNTDFTKLIFWLLVVNYGLAAINALPIYPLDGGQLLAAVAQRKLGEKKGTAVVNAVTWILAAMLIFNIALGLIGEQYRVLEAIR; this is encoded by the coding sequence GTGGACGCGGCGATATGGTTTATTCTCAGCTGGCTGGCGCTCGTAGGTGTGTTATACATTTTCAAAAAAGATGCGGTGAAGTACTTCGTAGCAATATACTGGAAAAGCGAGAAACTTACGAAGTACGTGGTATTGTTTACGGATAAGCTGAGGTTCATTCCGTTGAAGGTATACCTCGTCTCGGTATTGGTGCTGTTTGCGTTGCCTATGTTTCTAGCTATGCCTTTTATAAGGCCTGACGGACAGCTGAGCTCTCTGCCAGGTTTCCTCTACATCTTGGTAGGTGGCACGGTAAACGCCTTGAGAATGCTTTTAGGCGGGGCGCCAGTACAAGAGGCCGCCGCAGGCTCGGCAGGCGTCACGCCGATTGTGCCGGGCCTTACCCTTCCGTGGGATCAACTTCCCTACCTCGCTGTGGCTATTGCCGTGGCCGTAGTACTGCACGAGCTGATGCACGGCTACGCCGCGCTGAGATACGGAATACCGGTGAAATCAGTGGGCGTCTTCTCCCTATTCTACATACTAAGCGGCGCCTTTGTAGAGCCTGACGAAGACCAGTTCAAAAAAGCGAGTACCGAGGCCAAAGCCGCGGTGCTGGCCAGCGGCGTTGCCGCAAACGTCGTGATAGCCATCATCGCAATGTTAATAGGAGTTTTTGGTGCCTGGGCTGGACTTGGCGGCGCCGTGTTTGGCGCATCAGCTTACGGCATACATCCCGGCGACAGAGTGGTAGAAATCCGGGGTTGCGGCTTTGTGGAGAGGGTCTACACGCCAGATGATTTTGTGACGAAGATCAACGTGTTAGCGGGACTTGGTCCCCTGCTGGGGATTAACAAAACTATTAGTTGCAAGCCCGGCGACAAAGTGACTCTGGTTGCCTATTCTTGGCTTCACAGGTACGAGGTGCAGGTAGACTACTCGAATTTCACAACACCTTCACAGCTGAGGTGGCTCTACACCGATGGCTCTCTCTACCTAGGCGGGGTAAGGCCTGGCGACGTTATTAAGAGAGTGGAGGGTTGCGGGGTGGCCAGAGACATCACAAGTAGCGGGGACTTCCTCGCCTTTATACTGGAGTCGAGAAGAATCTGCAAAGCAGGCGATGCGGTAAAGGTATATGTTGAGAGAAACGGCACAATCCACGTCTTTAATGTCACGCTTGTGGAAAAAGACGGGCGGTTGTTTTACGGCATCGGACCAACCAGCTTCCCATTACTGGGATATGACTATGGGCCCGTGAAGAGGGAACAGCTTTACAACACAGATTTTACAAAACTAATTTTCTGGCTCCTCGTGGTGAACTACGGCCTGGCAGCTATAAACGCCTTGCCAATCTATCCACTTGACGGGGGGCAACTTCTCGCGGCTGTGGCACAGCGGAAGCTCGGCGAAAAGAAAGGCACCGCGGTAGTCAACGCAGTGACTTGGATCCTCGCCGCGATGCTGATCTTCAACATCGCCCTGGGGCTAATAGGCGAGCAGTACAGAGTCCTAGAAGCGATAAGATGA